A stretch of the Maridesulfovibrio zosterae DSM 11974 genome encodes the following:
- the hmcE gene encoding sulfate respiration complex protein HmcE, with translation MYELLTGPLLWLVFAISFGGLLVRVVLYFKGLSQQLDRVAYRPHLSYGLKGAFNSIISWLNPVGARAWRIRPGFTLIFFAFHIGLLLTPILLTAHNVMLQENLGFSLPQLPACIADILSWTVIVAGLFMVLRRIAFPEVRILTTAYDYLLLVITVAPFVTGLIARYQGGDYQFWLLAHIITGEIWLLCLPFTKLSHCVLFFCSRAQLGMDYGIKRGGMKGSTFSW, from the coding sequence ATGTACGAACTTCTGACAGGTCCTTTGCTTTGGCTGGTTTTCGCAATCAGCTTCGGCGGCTTGCTGGTTAGAGTAGTGCTCTACTTTAAGGGCCTCAGCCAGCAGCTTGACCGCGTTGCATACCGCCCCCATCTGTCCTACGGACTGAAAGGTGCATTTAATTCAATTATCAGCTGGCTTAATCCTGTTGGCGCACGCGCCTGGAGGATTCGCCCCGGCTTTACTCTTATATTCTTTGCATTCCACATAGGACTGCTTTTAACCCCGATACTCCTTACAGCACATAACGTAATGCTGCAGGAAAATCTGGGATTCAGCCTGCCACAACTTCCTGCATGTATCGCTGACATTCTTTCATGGACTGTCATTGTTGCCGGACTATTTATGGTCCTGCGCCGTATTGCATTTCCGGAAGTCAGAATCCTTACCACAGCATATGACTATCTGCTGCTGGTGATCACTGTAGCACCATTTGTTACCGGGCTTATTGCTCGATATCAGGGTGGAGACTATCAGTTCTGGTTGTTGGCCCATATCATCACTGGCGAAATCTGGCTCTTGTGCCTGCCTTTCACCAAGCTCAGCCACTGTGTATTGTTTTTCTGTTCCCGTGCTCAGCTCGGAATGGATTACGGTATTAAACGTGGCGGCATGAAAGGCTCCACCTTCTCCTGGTAG
- the hmcF gene encoding sulfate respiration complex iron-sulfur protein HmcF, which yields MPQGKLCNRQPIKTDEQLKLTLADKSGIQYYAEMEELDVDTDLLWSTIQKTMKSRTKTWLEICAHCGMCAESCFLYQVNDRIPEQVPSYKIQSTLGHIVKKKGKVSNEFMRHCMEVAWSQCTCCNRCGMYCPHGIDMGVMFSYLRGLLYSQGFVPWELKIGSGMHRVYRAQMDVTTEDWVETCEWMAEETEEEWPGLTIPVDKQDADIMYTCNAREPKHYPEDLAEAAILFHVAGVNWTVPSEGWEQTSLSMFAGDWECCKDNVNHVYSAIERLNPARVTGTECGHAHRATVIEGPYWAGRPDGLPPKPYIHYVEWLAEALREGKLKIDPAKRIKEPVTLQDSCNYVRNQGLKDVTREIISYIVEPGYFVEMAPNKEHNYCCGGGGGFNGIGRFREQRNVALRKKMDQILDTGCKLVIAPCHNCWDAIRDLEEEYEIGIRWSFLKPLIIGMLDIPEGMRVEW from the coding sequence ATGCCTCAAGGTAAGCTTTGTAATAGACAGCCAATCAAGACTGACGAGCAGCTTAAACTGACTCTCGCAGATAAGAGCGGCATACAATATTATGCTGAAATGGAAGAACTGGATGTAGATACAGATCTACTTTGGTCAACTATCCAGAAGACAATGAAATCCAGAACAAAAACCTGGCTGGAAATTTGCGCACACTGCGGAATGTGTGCGGAAAGCTGTTTTCTATATCAGGTAAATGACAGGATTCCTGAACAGGTTCCATCATATAAAATCCAGTCAACACTGGGTCATATCGTTAAGAAAAAAGGCAAGGTGAGCAACGAATTCATGCGTCATTGCATGGAAGTTGCGTGGTCACAATGCACCTGTTGCAACCGTTGTGGCATGTACTGCCCCCACGGTATCGACATGGGCGTAATGTTCTCTTATCTGCGTGGTCTTCTTTACTCTCAGGGATTTGTACCATGGGAACTCAAAATCGGCTCCGGTATGCACCGCGTATACCGTGCTCAGATGGACGTCACCACTGAAGACTGGGTTGAAACATGTGAGTGGATGGCTGAAGAGACCGAAGAAGAATGGCCGGGGCTTACTATTCCGGTGGACAAGCAAGACGCAGACATCATGTACACCTGCAACGCACGTGAGCCGAAACATTACCCGGAAGACCTTGCTGAAGCTGCAATTCTTTTCCACGTAGCCGGAGTGAACTGGACTGTTCCATCTGAAGGATGGGAGCAGACCTCACTTTCCATGTTTGCCGGAGACTGGGAATGCTGCAAAGACAATGTTAACCACGTATACAGCGCCATTGAAAGACTGAATCCCGCAAGGGTAACAGGAACAGAATGCGGTCATGCTCACAGAGCAACCGTAATTGAAGGTCCTTACTGGGCCGGACGTCCTGATGGACTTCCTCCCAAACCCTACATTCATTATGTTGAATGGCTGGCAGAAGCTCTTCGCGAAGGCAAGCTTAAAATTGATCCCGCTAAAAGGATTAAAGAGCCTGTAACCCTTCAGGACTCATGTAACTATGTTCGCAACCAAGGTCTTAAAGACGTTACCCGCGAAATTATAAGTTACATCGTTGAGCCTGGGTACTTCGTTGAGATGGCACCAAATAAAGAGCACAACTACTGTTGCGGCGGCGGTGGCGGATTCAACGGAATCGGACGTTTCCGCGAACAGCGTAACGTTGCCCTCCGTAAAAAAATGGATCAGATTCTTGATACTGGCTGCAAGCTTGTAATTGCGCCCTGCCATAACTGCTGGGATGCTATTCGTGACCTTGAGGAAGAATATGAAATCGGCATCCGCTGGTCATTCCTCAAACCTCTGATCATCGGAATGCTCGATATTCCCGAGGGTATGCGCGTAGAGTGGTAG
- a CDS encoding universal stress protein, with the protein MFKKILLATTGSPASFGAARVAFDMAKRYGSEVTIFHVVGVPTKAFSHVVNDVRTGEEVEIDDEYLSWVEEELKTTFAKQFAGADNAKIVLKTGVPSREVLREARKEDSDLIIMAASSGENVTFHKGYPGSTLQKVAKAARCPVLSVHRESASYWGGFSNILFGTDFSKQAESAFKFALSTARELDCDLTIFHALDISGKVLDQNEIEENLLVARKRTRETYVPLMGDFKNYDIEVWEGTPYVELVKLAREKSIDLICLAHHTSELDPERARIGSTVEQVILRANCPVVSVSKPDKV; encoded by the coding sequence ATGTTTAAAAAAATCCTATTGGCTACCACCGGCTCGCCGGCAAGTTTTGGTGCTGCCCGTGTAGCTTTTGACATGGCAAAGCGCTATGGCTCTGAAGTTACGATCTTCCATGTTGTAGGTGTGCCCACAAAGGCATTCTCACATGTTGTCAATGACGTACGTACAGGCGAAGAAGTTGAGATAGATGACGAGTATCTCTCTTGGGTTGAAGAAGAGCTCAAGACCACTTTCGCCAAGCAGTTTGCAGGAGCTGACAACGCTAAGATCGTTCTGAAAACAGGTGTGCCCTCTCGTGAAGTACTTCGCGAAGCACGCAAAGAAGACTCCGATCTCATCATTATGGCTGCAAGCTCAGGTGAGAACGTGACCTTCCATAAAGGCTACCCCGGTAGCACTCTGCAGAAAGTAGCAAAAGCAGCTCGCTGCCCGGTTCTTTCTGTTCACCGTGAATCTGCTTCATACTGGGGTGGGTTCTCAAATATACTATTTGGTACTGACTTCTCAAAACAGGCTGAAAGTGCATTTAAATTCGCTTTGTCCACAGCCCGTGAACTCGACTGCGACCTGACTATCTTCCATGCCCTGGATATCAGCGGCAAGGTTCTGGACCAAAATGAAATCGAGGAAAATCTCCTCGTAGCCCGCAAGCGCACCCGTGAAACATACGTACCGCTCATGGGTGATTTCAAAAACTATGACATCGAAGTATGGGAAGGAACTCCCTACGTCGAACTCGTCAAACTCGCACGTGAAAAAAGCATAGACCTTATTTGTCTTGCACATCACACGAGTGAGCTTGATCCGGAAAGAGCACGTATCGGCTCAACTGTTGAGCAGGTCATCCTCAGGGCAAACTGCCCTGTGGTAAGCGTCAGCAAACCCGATAAGGTTTAG
- the divK gene encoding DVU0259 family response regulator domain-containing protein → MSKKILIIDDDQDIRSYLGDLFTDNGYETVMAEDGSVAMDIVESEKPDLITLDLEMPGEWGPRFYRKLSQNDELKRTPVIVISGLQANKYAIPKAIATLTKPFDAEELIKIVKETIG, encoded by the coding sequence ATGTCCAAGAAGATTTTAATTATAGATGATGATCAGGATATCCGTTCATACCTTGGCGATCTTTTTACTGATAACGGTTATGAAACCGTAATGGCTGAAGATGGCTCTGTTGCTATGGATATTGTTGAAAGCGAAAAGCCGGATCTGATTACGTTAGATCTGGAGATGCCGGGCGAGTGGGGGCCACGTTTTTACCGGAAACTCAGCCAGAATGATGAGCTGAAAAGAACACCGGTGATAGTGATCAGTGGCCTTCAGGCAAATAAATACGCTATTCCCAAAGCAATAGCTACGTTGACCAAGCCCTTCGATGCAGAAGAGCTTATCAAGATTGTCAAAGAAACAATCGGCTAG
- the divK gene encoding DVU0259 family response regulator domain-containing protein has translation MPKKIMVVDDDPYIVDYLVNVFEDHGYLTCRASDGISAYDVAMAEKPDLITLDLEMPHEWGPRFYRRLTQEEQFSDIPVIVISGLPGIHMAIKRAVATIKKPFDPTEVIEIVKKALDQHD, from the coding sequence ATGCCAAAAAAAATAATGGTTGTGGATGACGATCCCTACATCGTGGACTATCTGGTAAATGTTTTTGAAGATCACGGGTATCTTACATGCAGAGCTTCTGATGGAATTTCTGCCTATGATGTGGCAATGGCTGAAAAACCTGATCTGATTACTCTGGATCTGGAAATGCCTCATGAATGGGGTCCTAGATTCTATAGGAGACTGACTCAGGAAGAACAATTTTCTGATATCCCGGTTATTGTTATCAGTGGATTGCCTGGTATTCATATGGCCATCAAACGGGCTGTCGCCACAATAAAAAAGCCTTTTGATCCAACAGAAGTCATTGAAATAGTAAAAAAAGCATTAGATCAACACGACTAG
- a CDS encoding response regulator, giving the protein MSNKKLMLVDDEEGIRRFLGLTLMDLGYTVESAENGKAALELLVSFQPDIILTDIKMPRMDGIDLLKAVKSDYSHIEVIMLTGHGDLDLAIESLKFEAADFITKPVNDEVLEISLKRVIEKIEMKDQIREYTENLEKLVEEKTQRIVELERQNAACQVVEGLSSALASAADEVETGSGLFNELPCLVSIHTRYLEIVATNKLLKERLGDVVGMNSFDIYSDRNSAGNACPVQQTFATGKGQRSKETFIGKDGEEIPVTVYTAPLPNKNGDIELVLDISVDMTELKRLNDELLETQYKFQRLFDEAPCYISVQNNDYSISEVNRRFKEDFDEPLGLSCYSAYKHRDTPCEECPVQRSFKDGEAHQMETVVTTKTGEQKNMLVWSAPIRNAYGEIKQVMEMSTDITEIRRLQDHLTSLGFMLGSMSHGVKGMLTALDGGIYRLESGLRKQDNERVEEASKVLKDVVGRVKKMVLDILYYAKSREIEVEEVRAGHFLNDTAALLVPKAAATNVNYTIDIPEELGTIEIDSSSMSAALVNFLENAVDACEMSIPDKEHQIKISAHDDGNKVIITISDNGSGMDQETREKIFTLFFSSKGKRGTGIGLFISNQTIEQHGGKINVQSEVGHGTTFTITLPRKANPAKLQSIDPCHRQ; this is encoded by the coding sequence ATGAGTAACAAGAAGTTGATGCTGGTTGACGATGAGGAAGGAATAAGACGCTTCCTAGGTCTCACCTTGATGGATCTTGGGTATACTGTTGAATCAGCTGAGAACGGAAAGGCTGCTCTCGAACTTCTTGTGTCATTTCAACCGGACATAATTCTTACTGATATAAAAATGCCGCGTATGGACGGAATTGATCTGCTCAAAGCCGTCAAATCAGACTATTCTCACATTGAAGTCATCATGCTCACCGGCCACGGAGACCTTGACCTGGCCATTGAATCCCTTAAATTCGAAGCCGCAGATTTTATTACTAAGCCAGTCAATGATGAAGTTCTCGAAATTTCTCTTAAAAGGGTCATAGAAAAAATCGAGATGAAAGACCAGATTAGAGAATACACCGAGAATCTTGAAAAGCTGGTTGAAGAAAAAACTCAGAGGATTGTTGAACTTGAACGCCAGAATGCAGCTTGTCAGGTTGTTGAAGGTTTAAGCTCTGCCTTAGCCAGTGCAGCTGATGAAGTTGAGACCGGAAGTGGTCTCTTTAATGAATTGCCATGTCTTGTATCGATCCACACCAGATATCTCGAGATTGTAGCCACCAACAAACTTCTTAAAGAACGCCTCGGTGATGTTGTGGGCATGAACAGTTTTGATATATACTCTGACCGTAACTCCGCAGGTAATGCATGTCCTGTGCAGCAGACTTTTGCTACAGGTAAAGGTCAGCGTAGCAAAGAGACGTTCATAGGCAAAGATGGAGAAGAAATCCCTGTTACTGTTTATACTGCCCCACTGCCAAACAAAAACGGCGACATTGAGCTTGTTCTGGACATTTCAGTGGACATGACAGAGCTTAAGCGACTTAATGATGAGCTACTCGAAACACAGTATAAATTTCAACGCCTGTTTGATGAAGCTCCCTGCTATATTTCTGTTCAGAACAATGACTACTCTATTTCTGAAGTAAACCGCCGTTTCAAAGAAGACTTTGATGAACCTCTTGGGCTGTCATGCTACTCTGCGTACAAACACAGGGATACACCTTGTGAAGAGTGTCCGGTGCAACGCTCTTTCAAAGATGGTGAAGCACACCAGATGGAAACAGTAGTCACAACAAAGACTGGAGAGCAAAAAAATATGCTGGTCTGGTCTGCGCCTATTCGCAATGCTTATGGCGAAATCAAGCAGGTCATGGAAATGTCTACTGATATCACAGAAATACGCCGCCTGCAGGATCATCTCACGTCTCTTGGTTTTATGCTCGGCTCCATGTCACACGGAGTTAAGGGAATGCTCACAGCGTTGGATGGAGGTATTTACCGCCTTGAGTCAGGTCTTAGAAAACAAGATAATGAACGGGTGGAAGAAGCCAGTAAGGTTTTAAAAGATGTTGTCGGCCGAGTAAAAAAGATGGTCTTGGATATACTTTATTACGCCAAATCACGTGAAATTGAAGTAGAAGAAGTACGTGCAGGGCATTTTCTAAATGATACTGCAGCCCTCTTAGTCCCAAAAGCTGCTGCAACAAATGTTAACTACACAATAGATATTCCAGAAGAATTAGGGACCATTGAAATAGACTCCAGCTCCATGTCAGCAGCACTGGTTAATTTCCTGGAAAATGCTGTAGATGCCTGTGAAATGTCTATTCCTGACAAAGAACACCAGATCAAAATCTCAGCTCATGACGATGGCAACAAGGTTATTATTACCATCAGCGATAATGGATCAGGAATGGACCAGGAAACTAGAGAAAAAATATTCACTCTCTTTTTTTCCTCTAAAGGAAAACGTGGAACTGGAATAGGTCTTTTCATATCCAACCAGACAATAGAACAACATGGTGGAAAAATTAACGTTCAATCTGAAGTTGGGCATGGCACAACTTTTACCATTACCCTGCCGCGTAAAGCCAATCCTGCAAAGCTGCAGTCCATTGATCCATGCCATAGGCAATAA
- a CDS encoding RrF2 family transcriptional regulator, which yields MKLTTRSRYGTRLLLDIALHSANGPVPSKDSARREEISLKYLEKILKILKESGYIIGKRGPNGGNILTMEPDEISLGRLTQALEGDETVLDCEGDVTTCPRAAVCLRRSIWDDANRAMYKMLDSYTLADLIKDARLCPMDRKE from the coding sequence ATGAAACTGACTACCAGATCCAGATACGGAACAAGACTGCTACTTGATATTGCCCTGCACTCCGCAAATGGTCCCGTCCCCAGTAAAGATTCAGCCCGTAGGGAAGAGATTTCTCTTAAGTACCTTGAAAAAATCCTTAAAATCCTTAAAGAATCCGGATATATTATAGGTAAGCGCGGCCCGAATGGCGGCAACATACTCACAATGGAACCTGACGAAATTTCTCTTGGCAGACTCACACAGGCATTAGAAGGAGATGAAACCGTACTTGACTGTGAAGGGGATGTTACGACTTGTCCTCGCGCTGCAGTATGTCTTCGCCGCTCTATTTGGGATGATGCCAACCGTGCAATGTACAAAATGCTAGATTCATATACTTTGGCCGATCTGATCAAAGATGCAAGACTTTGTCCCATGGATAGAAAAGAATAA